The Haploplasma axanthum region TTCAAATGAATTAAAGAACAAAGAGAACAGAATAATTGATATTGCGTTAAAGTATGGATTTAATAGCCATGAAACATTTACTAGAACATTTAAAAGGAACTATAAAGTCACACCAGAAGAATACCGAAATAGTGATTGTGGATTAAATAATTTTGATAAGCCTAATTTGCTGCTTAATTATGTAATGGTTGATGAAGGTGTACCATTGATAACTGATGGATTAGTACTAGAATACAAAAGAGAAGTACTTGAGAAAGAAATTTTATTTTTAGGTGTTAAAGGATACTATTATTTTGAAAAAGGAAAAATGTTGGGAGAAAGACCTGGCTTATCAGAACCAGATTTAATTTGGAAAAAGTTCCATCAAATTAAGCATAATATAAAAAGAAATGAAGATGCTCTAATAATTGGTGTCTCCTATCATGGAGATGCTTTGGATGATTATTCAACATATTTTGTTGGATTAGAAATTGATAGTAATGATATAGATAATAATTATGATATATTTATACTTCCAAAACGTGAATATGTTATTTGTAAGTTTGAAGCACAAAATGATAAAGAACTTGGGGAAGTAGTTGGTAAAGCAATGAAGTATACAAGATTTTGGTTAAGAGAACATGGGCTTACAGCAGATGGATTCTTTCCTGAAATCTATAATAGTAAAAAAAGTGATGCTTCATATATGGAAATGTGGATTCCGTTTAAAAAACGTGAAAATAAATAAAAGAGGAAAATTATGACAAATTATGAAATAGGCTTAAAAATTTTAGAAGATAAATGCGGCAATAATAAAGATAATGTTTTATCGCTTGCTACAATATCACTTTCTAAAGGTAAAAATGGTAAAGTAATGCCATCTGTAAGAGATGTTGATGCATATTATGAAGATGGTGTCTTCTATGTAGTTACATATGCTTTATCAAACAAAATGCTGGAATCAAAGAAAAATGAAAATGTTGCTTTTTCTGTTAACTTTGAAAATATAAGTGGGCAGGGTGTAGCAGAAAATCTAGGCTGGGTATTAGATCCTAAAAATAGTGAACTTAGAACAAAACTACGAACAGTCTTTGCTGCGTGGTATGATGAAGCAAATAATGAGCAAGATGTTAATTTTTGTTATTTAGCTATTAGAATTACAAAAGCGACTGTTGTTACTGGTCATGGACCAACTACTAAAAAGTATTATCTAGATTTTATTAATAAAAAAGAAATTGATGAAATTAAAGAAATGAAAAAAAGAGAAGCGATTTTTTATAGTTTCAGTGGTATAGATGCTATTGAAACAGGAAGAAAATATATTTCAAAATGGTTGGATGAAAATAAAATAGATTTAGAAAAGGAAGAAGGGCCAATTTATATTATTGGATCTTACGATTTAAATAAGATTAATACTTCTAGTTTAGAATTTTGCTTATATTTTATTATTCCAAAGACAATTAAATTATTAACAAAAACTGAAACTAAAAAAATACTTGGTGATACTTATGCAAGAAGATATACAAAATTTGATTGTTTAGACATTGCATGGAGTAATCTATATAACGATTATACTAATGATAGTGACTATAAGATTGTTGATACAATAATTTATGAACAATATTTGATTGAGAAAAATTATCTTGAATCAAGTTCAAACATCCTGCAACTTTTAAGTGTTGATAAAGAATAATTATGGAATATAAAGTAAATGAAATAGTTAGTTTCGATAAATATATGTGGAGAGTTTTAGAAGTACAAGATGATAAAGTCTTATTATTAACAGAAGAAATAATAACTAAAATGCCTTATCATTATACGTATACTGAAACAACTTGGGAAAACTCAGATATAAGAAAGTATTTAAATACTGATTTTTATAATAGTTTTGATCAAAAATCAAAAGAATTAATACTTTTAAATAAAATTATCAATATACCAAATCAATGGTATAAAACAGATGCAGGAGCTGATACATTTGATTATGTTTTTCTTTTAGATGTTTATGATGTTGTTGCCAAATATTTTGGTGATAGTAGTGATAGACTAATAAGAAAAAGTGAGAAGCAAAGATATTGGTTTAACTTTAGAGATAGTAATAATATAAAAAGACTAGCTAAATACAAAGGGCAAAATTTTTGGTGGTGGCTTAGATCACCTGGAAGAAATAATAAAACTGCAGTTTATATTCATGGAAATCCAATCGGATGTGTTGGTATCAATGGAAATAGTGTATTCTTTAGTAGTTATCCACCAGAGAGAAATGGTGGAGTAAGACCTGCAATATGGATTAAAATAAAATAGTATTCTCGATTTTAGATACAAATTCTTTCTTTCAGATAGTTAGTTGAAATATATTTTATGTATAATTAAAAGTAGGAAGTAGGTGTTTAAGTTGAAGAGAATGAGAAATATAATAAGTGATAATAGAAAAAAATTAAACATAACGCAAAAAGAATTAGCAGAAAAAATAAATGTATCAGATAAACAAGTAAGTAAATGGGAAACAGGGGTAAGTTTACCAGATGTTACAATCTTAAGTAGTTTAGCAAATGCACTAGAGATTTCAGTTAATGAACTATTAGATTCAACTGATACTAACAAAGATAGTAAAAATTTAAGAGTTGATTATCAATTTTTAACGAAGATTAAAATTAACGTTGTATTAATAATTTCAACATTTGTTATTGGTTGGATATTAATAAGTATAGGTTCAGCTTTTGGTTTTGAATATATTCTGCAGACAATGGGGATTATATTAGGTGTTTTAGGCATTATGTGGCATATAATTAGTAATTTAAAAGAAAAAAGCTATATCGAAAATAATAATTTTGATTATTATAATAGGTTCTATTATTATAAAAATCTGATTCTAATGTCGATATACATAGTATTTTTATTCTTTACCTTTAATACTTTTTACGACAAAATTATCAATCTTACAAATGAT contains the following coding sequences:
- a CDS encoding DUF6273 domain-containing protein; translated protein: MEYKVNEIVSFDKYMWRVLEVQDDKVLLLTEEIITKMPYHYTYTETTWENSDIRKYLNTDFYNSFDQKSKELILLNKIINIPNQWYKTDAGADTFDYVFLLDVYDVVAKYFGDSSDRLIRKSEKQRYWFNFRDSNNIKRLAKYKGQNFWWWLRSPGRNNKTAVYIHGNPIGCVGINGNSVFFSSYPPERNGGVRPAIWIKIK
- a CDS encoding AraC family transcriptional regulator, with translation MHAWEAIQKIVDYIEDNISDDIAIDELSELAGLSEFYFQRLFTRLVKKPVKEYIKLRRLAIASNELKNKENRIIDIALKYGFNSHETFTRTFKRNYKVTPEEYRNSDCGLNNFDKPNLLLNYVMVDEGVPLITDGLVLEYKREVLEKEILFLGVKGYYYFEKGKMLGERPGLSEPDLIWKKFHQIKHNIKRNEDALIIGVSYHGDALDDYSTYFVGLEIDSNDIDNNYDIFILPKREYVICKFEAQNDKELGEVVGKAMKYTRFWLREHGLTADGFFPEIYNSKKSDASYMEMWIPFKKRENK
- a CDS encoding helix-turn-helix domain-containing protein; protein product: MRNIISDNRKKLNITQKELAEKINVSDKQVSKWETGVSLPDVTILSSLANALEISVNELLDSTDTNKDSKNLRVDYQFLTKIKINVVLIISTFVIGWILISIGSAFGFEYILQTMGIILGVLGIMWHIISNLKEKSYIENNNFDYYNRFYYYKNLILMSIYIVFLFFTFNTFYDKIINLTNDSIVTLASSLLIMGNIFYLKLIAKNLNTKEKNLIIDNITFYSLTLGFILIQFFDFYREDWMIITFAILILVNLINKYILIKK